A single region of the Pseudalkalibacillus berkeleyi genome encodes:
- a CDS encoding GNAT family N-acetyltransferase, translating into MKVHFRRLTEPDFNHMEVFNRWENDTSLVPLIRPNPNKEALEQQVQTTVDEMKQRLEHQIIFLIYLDDKLIGEMNYMVDPAHLYKQVKGTAWIGITIGEPEGRGKGIGYQAIQFLEKQIKQAGLNRIELGVFEFNDQAQHLYRKLGYKEIARIKDFTYWQDQMWYDIRMEKYV; encoded by the coding sequence ATGAAAGTCCACTTCAGGAGACTGACTGAGCCAGATTTCAATCATATGGAGGTTTTCAATAGATGGGAAAATGATACCTCTTTAGTTCCATTAATTCGTCCAAACCCAAATAAAGAAGCGCTTGAACAACAAGTACAAACTACGGTTGATGAGATGAAACAACGGCTCGAACATCAAATAATTTTTCTTATCTATTTGGATGACAAGTTGATTGGTGAAATGAATTATATGGTTGATCCGGCCCATCTATACAAACAAGTAAAGGGAACCGCATGGATTGGTATTACGATAGGAGAACCAGAAGGTCGTGGTAAAGGGATCGGCTATCAAGCGATTCAATTTTTAGAAAAGCAGATCAAGCAAGCCGGTTTAAATCGAATTGAATTGGGTGTGTTTGAATTTAATGATCAAGCACAACATCTGTACCGGAAATTAGGGTACAAAGAGATTGCTAGGATTAAAGATTTTACGTATTGGCAGGATCAAATGTGGTACGACATCCGTATGGAAAAGTATGTATAA